A DNA window from bacterium contains the following coding sequences:
- a CDS encoding aminotransferase class V-fold PLP-dependent enzyme: protein MAARLTCGPPCAHPWTVATSRSRIPRSARAQAGLHLIETVRSAVIGEDEAVMGPFGPRRVTYADYTASGRALSFIEDFIREVVLPLYANTHTESSGTGLQTTRFREEAREVIRDALGATEEHAVIFCGSGSTAAINRMIDVLNLRLPADLDDRYQLSALIPPADRPVVFIGPYEHHSNELPWRESIAEVVVIHEDHDGHVDQEQLEAELIRHRDRRLKIGSFSAASNVTGIITDWRALSSLLHRHGALSFWDFAAAAPYVEIRMGSARTGTDQAYLDAVFISPHKFIGGPGTPGVLAARRDLFRNRVPSVPGGGTVAYVNPTEHVYLSDVEHREEGGTPAIVDSIRAGLVFQLKEEVGADAIRRHERSFIRRAIDRWRRQPNIEILGNPDLDRLSIVSFVVKHAGRYLHHNYVVALLNDLFGIQSRGGCSCAGPYGHRLLGIDLDRSNEFKREINRGCEGIKPGWVRVNFNYFISEAVFEFILDAVDMVAKDGWRLLPEYRFDAVTGLWRHAAGAPEAPLSLRDISYARHAQTSAHRHLEPEAALARYLTQARSILAAPRPAADAIDLGADFEQLRWFWLPHDVPELAAGGGATR from the coding sequence ATGGCCGCGCGGTTGACCTGCGGGCCTCCGTGCGCGCACCCTTGGACGGTGGCGACTTCGCGTTCCAGGATTCCGCGGAGCGCGAGGGCGCAGGCGGGTCTGCACCTGATCGAAACCGTCCGGTCGGCGGTGATCGGCGAGGACGAGGCGGTGATGGGCCCGTTCGGGCCGCGCCGCGTCACCTACGCCGACTACACGGCCTCAGGTCGCGCCCTCTCCTTCATCGAGGATTTCATCCGCGAGGTGGTGCTTCCCCTCTACGCCAACACCCACACGGAGTCCTCCGGCACCGGGCTGCAGACCACCCGCTTCCGCGAGGAGGCGCGCGAGGTCATTCGCGACGCCCTGGGCGCGACCGAGGAGCACGCCGTCATCTTCTGTGGCTCCGGCTCCACCGCCGCCATCAACCGGATGATCGACGTCCTCAACCTCCGGCTGCCGGCCGACCTCGACGACCGCTACCAGCTCTCCGCCCTGATCCCGCCGGCGGACCGGCCGGTCGTCTTCATCGGGCCCTACGAGCACCACTCGAACGAGCTGCCCTGGCGGGAGTCGATCGCCGAGGTGGTCGTCATCCACGAGGACCACGACGGCCACGTCGACCAGGAACAGCTGGAGGCCGAGCTGATCCGCCATCGGGATCGCCGGCTCAAGATCGGCAGCTTCTCGGCCGCGTCCAACGTGACCGGGATCATCACGGACTGGCGAGCCCTTTCAAGCCTCCTGCACCGGCACGGCGCGCTCTCTTTCTGGGACTTCGCCGCGGCGGCGCCCTACGTGGAGATCCGGATGGGATCCGCCAGGACGGGGACGGATCAGGCTTACCTGGACGCGGTGTTCATCTCGCCGCACAAGTTCATCGGCGGCCCGGGCACCCCTGGCGTGCTGGCTGCCCGCCGGGACCTGTTTCGAAACCGCGTGCCGAGCGTCCCCGGCGGCGGGACCGTCGCCTACGTGAACCCCACCGAGCACGTTTACCTGAGCGACGTCGAGCATCGGGAAGAGGGCGGCACGCCGGCGATCGTGGATTCCATCCGTGCCGGCCTGGTCTTCCAGCTCAAAGAAGAGGTCGGAGCGGATGCGATCCGCCGTCACGAGCGATCGTTCATCCGCAGGGCGATCGATCGATGGCGCCGCCAACCCAACATCGAGATCCTGGGCAACCCCGACCTCGACCGCCTCTCGATCGTGTCGTTCGTGGTCAAGCACGCGGGCCGCTACCTCCACCACAACTACGTGGTGGCGCTGCTCAACGACCTGTTCGGGATCCAGTCGCGCGGTGGCTGCTCCTGCGCCGGACCCTATGGCCACCGCCTGCTCGGCATCGACCTGGACCGGTCGAACGAGTTCAAGCGCGAGATCAACCGCGGGTGTGAGGGGATCAAGCCCGGCTGGGTCCGGGTCAACTTCAACTACTTCATCTCCGAGGCGGTGTTCGAATTCATCCTCGATGCGGTGGACATGGTCGCGAAGGACGGCTGGAGGCTGCTTCCCGAGTACCGCTTCGACGCCGTCACCGGCCTGTGGAGGCATGCGGCGGGAGCGCCGGAGGCTCCGCTCAGCCTTCGCGACATCAGCTATGCCCGCCACGCCCAGACCTCGGCGCACCGGCACCTGGAACCCGAAGCGGCCCTGGCGCGCTACCTTACCCAGGCGCGCTCGATCCTTGCGGCTCCACGCCCCGCGGCCGACGCCATCGATCTGGGCGCGGACTTCGAGCAGCTGCGCTGGTTCTGGCTGCCGCACGACGTCCCGGAACTGGCGGCGGGCGGCGGGGCGACCCGGTGA
- a CDS encoding hydantoinase B/oxoprolinase family protein, whose product MSRLRPPTLAAGGRTSPPVEEVDPILLQIVEGTLHSIEAQVEAAIERTARSPMIRDQHDYRAGVHDRRCRKLTGRSYSAMVQPVVRDFPIEEMREGDVFYHNDVYLSEGSVGHLPDLTTTVPVFHEGEVVAFVQAFGHHDDIGGMVPGSMPAHATSAFQEGLMVPPVRLFKAGVRNDDVYRVIVRNSRTPESFAGDLDSEVAACQMGARQLQKLFERAGTKAVEASFDALVRRCAETFRREILPKIPNGTYEFEDYIEHDGVDPPRLHVLHMTMTKTSEKIVCDLTGTGPQAKGPINHAGDYADGLFLRKWMACILRNLAPSPERAAELDINEGICDLLELRFPPKGTLVTPEFPAPTNARSFLILRLLGVFAGCIAQAVGGRMPADQETIRYWGIHGTDEDGRWYLLREVLGGGSGGRFYADGSDAIHIVPDSKNLPAEFAETRFPVLIEKLALATDSGGPGRRRGGLGYDKHIRLLRDAWFVSTADRGRLGCYGVAGGLAGLPYEASVDGSALPGMNDDVPLHAGTLLRLRTTGGGGWGDPFEREPELVLEDVARGLVSAESAERDYGVIIRDGRIVELRRPGRERPLFDRGPGYVALRDSS is encoded by the coding sequence GTGAGCCGGCTCCGCCCCCCCACCCTGGCCGCCGGCGGCCGGACATCCCCGCCGGTCGAAGAGGTGGATCCGATCCTCCTCCAGATCGTGGAGGGCACGCTGCACTCGATCGAGGCCCAGGTGGAGGCGGCGATCGAGCGCACCGCCCGCTCGCCGATGATCCGCGACCAGCACGACTACCGCGCCGGCGTCCACGACCGCCGCTGCCGCAAGCTGACCGGCCGCTCGTACTCGGCCATGGTCCAGCCCGTCGTGCGCGACTTCCCGATCGAGGAGATGCGCGAAGGCGACGTCTTCTACCACAACGACGTGTATCTGTCGGAGGGATCGGTGGGGCACCTGCCCGACCTGACGACCACGGTCCCGGTCTTCCACGAAGGCGAGGTGGTCGCTTTCGTGCAGGCCTTCGGCCACCACGACGACATCGGTGGCATGGTCCCCGGCTCGATGCCGGCCCACGCCACGTCGGCCTTCCAGGAAGGCTTGATGGTGCCGCCGGTCCGCCTTTTCAAAGCCGGGGTCCGCAACGATGACGTGTACCGCGTGATCGTGCGCAACTCACGCACGCCGGAGTCGTTCGCGGGCGACCTCGACTCCGAGGTCGCCGCCTGCCAGATGGGCGCACGCCAGCTGCAGAAGTTGTTCGAACGCGCCGGCACGAAGGCCGTGGAAGCGAGCTTCGACGCGCTGGTGCGGCGGTGCGCCGAAACCTTTCGGCGCGAGATCCTGCCCAAGATCCCCAACGGGACCTACGAGTTCGAGGATTACATCGAGCACGACGGCGTGGATCCGCCGCGGCTGCACGTGCTGCACATGACCATGACCAAGACGTCCGAGAAGATCGTGTGCGACCTCACCGGCACCGGGCCCCAGGCGAAGGGCCCCATCAACCACGCCGGCGACTACGCCGACGGCCTGTTCCTGCGCAAGTGGATGGCCTGCATCCTGCGCAACCTGGCCCCATCGCCCGAGCGGGCGGCCGAGCTCGACATCAACGAGGGGATCTGCGACCTCCTGGAGCTGCGCTTCCCGCCCAAGGGCACGCTCGTCACTCCCGAGTTCCCGGCCCCGACCAACGCCCGCTCATTCCTGATCCTGCGCCTCCTCGGCGTCTTCGCCGGCTGCATCGCGCAGGCGGTGGGCGGCCGGATGCCGGCCGACCAGGAGACGATCCGCTACTGGGGCATCCACGGCACCGACGAGGACGGCCGGTGGTATCTCCTCCGCGAGGTGCTCGGCGGCGGCTCCGGTGGCCGCTTCTACGCCGACGGATCGGACGCCATCCACATCGTGCCGGACTCCAAGAACCTGCCCGCCGAGTTCGCCGAGACGCGCTTTCCCGTGCTCATCGAGAAGCTGGCCCTGGCCACCGACTCGGGCGGGCCGGGCCGGCGCCGGGGCGGGCTCGGCTACGACAAGCACATACGCCTGCTGCGCGACGCGTGGTTCGTCTCCACCGCGGACCGGGGGCGGCTCGGCTGTTACGGCGTCGCCGGCGGCCTGGCCGGGCTGCCGTACGAGGCCTCGGTGGACGGGTCCGCGCTGCCGGGCATGAACGATGATGTGCCGCTGCACGCCGGGACGCTGCTGCGCCTGCGCACGACCGGCGGCGGCGGCTGGGGCGACCCGTTCGAGCGAGAGCCGGAGCTGGTCCTCGAGGACGTCGCGCGCGGCCTGGTCTCCGCGGAGTCCGCGGAGCGCGACTACGGCGTGATCATCCGCGACGGGCGGATCGTCGAGCTGCGGCGACCCGGGCGCGAGCGGCCGCTGTTCGACCGCGGGCCCGGTTACGTGGCGCTGCGGGACAGTTCGTAG
- a CDS encoding hydantoinase/oxoprolinase family protein, translating to MRIGVDTGGTFTDLVLLEDSGRATQLKVASTPDDPARALVEGIRQLLEGQDQAGGVRGAPKMTPRSVAHGTTVATNAMLEQRFSSLALLTTRGFRHVLEIARQSVPSGYGNSYFWVKPDRIVPLERVREVTERLDFRGAVLTPFDDEDARTAARWVRESGIKAVAVCFLHAYANPAHERRMRDVLLEQNPDVLVSISSEVWPEYREYERAVTTLVDAFVKPHVNGYLARAERKLEEIAPQAPLLIMKSNGGVLSAAGVARRPISTALSGPAAGALGASWLARQAGYERVITLDTGGTSTDVCLVEAAEPQLTRDGRIGPFPVRMPMIDIVSIGTGGGSIAWIAPDGGLRVGPRSAGAVPGPMAYGAGGREPTVTDAHVVLRRLPAAIAGSIQLDASLAAQGVQAIAARLGLTLERAAEGILQLSAHNQANAVLQLTVKRGIDPSGDVLVAFGGAGPLQAAQIAELLGLRTVLVPPSPGNVSAFGLLAVDLKDDYVITRVQRHDGVDEAAVAGAFESLEQAARESLAAQGVPESRMVLQRSVDTRYLGEAHEISIPVSGAFDAAGALERFHSAHERIYGYAYRDGDHVVEFVNWKLTGIGLIDRPRLGFELTRPARAAGGSGRPSGERGGFAVYRREALPAGFRADGPAIIDEYGSTTVVDPGFSLEVDRLGNLVLTR from the coding sequence ATGAGGATCGGCGTCGACACCGGCGGCACGTTCACCGACCTGGTGCTGCTGGAGGATTCAGGGCGCGCCACGCAGCTGAAGGTCGCGAGCACCCCCGACGATCCCGCCCGCGCGCTGGTCGAGGGCATCCGCCAATTGCTCGAGGGTCAAGACCAGGCCGGGGGGGTGCGGGGTGCGCCGAAGATGACGCCGCGGTCGGTCGCGCATGGCACGACGGTCGCGACCAATGCCATGTTGGAGCAGCGCTTCAGCTCGTTGGCGCTCCTGACCACGCGCGGGTTCCGCCACGTGCTGGAGATCGCACGCCAGAGCGTCCCCTCCGGCTACGGCAACTCCTATTTCTGGGTCAAGCCCGATCGGATCGTTCCGCTCGAGCGGGTCCGCGAGGTGACGGAGCGGCTGGACTTTCGCGGCGCCGTGCTCACGCCGTTCGACGACGAGGACGCCCGCACCGCGGCGCGATGGGTGCGGGAGTCGGGCATCAAGGCGGTGGCGGTTTGCTTCCTTCACGCCTACGCGAACCCCGCGCACGAGCGGCGGATGCGGGACGTCCTGCTCGAGCAGAACCCGGACGTGCTGGTCTCGATCTCGAGCGAGGTCTGGCCCGAGTACCGCGAGTACGAGCGGGCGGTCACGACCCTGGTCGACGCCTTCGTCAAACCGCATGTCAACGGGTACCTCGCGCGCGCCGAGCGCAAGCTCGAGGAGATCGCGCCCCAGGCCCCGCTTTTGATCATGAAATCAAACGGCGGCGTCCTGTCCGCCGCTGGGGTGGCGCGCCGTCCGATATCGACCGCCCTGTCGGGCCCGGCGGCCGGAGCCCTCGGCGCGAGCTGGCTGGCGCGCCAGGCGGGCTACGAACGGGTCATCACTCTCGACACCGGAGGCACCTCCACCGACGTCTGCCTGGTCGAGGCGGCCGAGCCGCAGCTCACGCGTGACGGCCGCATCGGACCGTTCCCGGTCCGCATGCCGATGATCGACATCGTTTCGATCGGGACCGGCGGCGGCTCGATCGCGTGGATCGCGCCGGACGGGGGCCTGCGGGTCGGGCCGCGAAGCGCCGGGGCCGTGCCCGGTCCGATGGCGTACGGCGCGGGCGGCAGGGAACCGACGGTGACCGATGCCCACGTCGTCCTGCGGCGTCTGCCGGCCGCGATCGCCGGCTCGATCCAGCTCGACGCGTCGCTGGCCGCCCAAGGCGTGCAAGCGATCGCCGCACGGCTCGGCCTGACCCTCGAGCGCGCGGCCGAAGGGATCCTCCAGCTGTCCGCTCACAACCAGGCCAATGCCGTGCTGCAGCTGACCGTCAAGCGCGGCATCGATCCCAGCGGGGACGTCCTGGTGGCATTCGGAGGCGCGGGTCCGTTGCAGGCGGCGCAGATCGCGGAGCTGCTCGGGCTGCGCACGGTGCTGGTGCCGCCCAGCCCCGGCAATGTCTCGGCATTCGGCCTGCTCGCGGTCGACCTCAAGGACGACTACGTGATCACGCGGGTCCAGCGCCACGACGGGGTCGACGAGGCGGCCGTCGCCGGCGCGTTCGAGAGCCTTGAGCAGGCGGCGCGCGAGTCGCTGGCCGCGCAGGGCGTGCCCGAGTCGCGAATGGTGCTGCAGCGCTCGGTCGACACGCGCTACCTGGGAGAGGCGCACGAGATCTCCATCCCGGTGTCGGGCGCGTTCGATGCCGCGGGCGCCCTGGAACGCTTCCATTCGGCGCACGAGCGCATCTACGGCTACGCCTACCGAGATGGAGACCACGTGGTCGAGTTCGTCAACTGGAAGCTCACCGGCATCGGGCTGATCGACCGGCCGCGGCTGGGTTTCGAGCTGACACGTCCGGCGCGGGCGGCCGGGGGTTCGGGCCGGCCGAGCGGCGAGCGCGGCGGCTTCGCCGTCTATCGACGCGAGGCGCTGCCGGCCGGCTTCCGCGCCGACGGTCCCGCGATCATCGACGAGTACGGCTCGACGACGGTCGTCGATCCCGGCTTCAGCCTCGAGGTCGACCGCCTGGGCAACCTGGTGCTGACGAGGTGA
- a CDS encoding xanthine dehydrogenase family protein molybdopterin-binding subunit, giving the protein MITRWFGARVPRVEDDRLLRGSGRFTDDIDGGALEGCLVRSPHAHARIRSIDVSAARRAAGVTAVYTAADLPFGDTDLPILIPHPNLTHGRTQRCLASDVVRYAGEAVAFVVAEDRYLAEDAADLVEVDYEPLPVVITPEAAARAERLVHDDVPGNVAAEMIQEVGEVEGALAAAPHRRRLRLRFERGAASPMEARAVWARWSASERRLTVYDSTQSPTSIRGGLAVLFGLPESSVEVIAPDVGGGFGPKIMLFYPDELLVPWAAMQLGRPVKWTEDRREHFTAVNHERGQVHEVEVGFDGDGRVLALSDDFIHDAGAYTPYGIILPIITAAQVPGPYRVPNYRVRFRDVYTNATPTSPYRGAGRPHACFVMERTLDAIATALGLDRVEVRRRNLIQPDDFPYELGVAWQDGNEVIYDSGNYPALLERAVQMLGPRPAGDHVGMGLGVYVEGTGVGPYEGAHVQVLVSGKVVAATGVPSQGQAHATVWAQVVADQLGVDVADVQVTSGDTRRFQWGVGTFASRSAVTAGNAMAVAAGMVAEKARQIAAEHLEVDPADLELAGGRVRVKGSPDRGISLAAAAVLANPVRYAFGGGTDKATQFAGKARPGPPLREGEQPGLEATGFFSPSGSTWASGCHAAYVRVDPQTYRLQILKYVVVHDCGRVINPLVLEGQIEGGVAQGIGGAFYERLAYDQEGQLRNASFMEFLMPYATEVPEIEIDHIETPSPLNPLGVKGAGEAGVIPVGAVIASAVEEALGVPITEMPLSPLKLYELSRSAT; this is encoded by the coding sequence ATGATCACCAGGTGGTTCGGCGCCAGGGTGCCGCGGGTCGAAGACGATCGCCTGCTGCGCGGATCGGGCCGCTTCACCGACGACATCGACGGAGGCGCGCTCGAGGGCTGCCTGGTGCGATCGCCGCACGCCCATGCCCGCATCCGCTCGATCGATGTGAGCGCGGCGCGGCGGGCGGCCGGGGTGACCGCCGTCTACACCGCCGCGGACCTTCCGTTCGGCGATACCGACCTGCCGATTCTCATCCCACACCCCAACCTCACCCACGGCCGGACCCAGAGGTGCCTGGCATCCGACGTCGTGCGCTACGCCGGCGAGGCCGTGGCCTTCGTGGTCGCCGAAGACCGCTACCTCGCGGAGGACGCGGCCGACCTGGTCGAGGTCGACTACGAGCCGCTGCCGGTCGTGATCACGCCGGAGGCGGCCGCCCGCGCCGAGCGCCTGGTTCACGACGACGTCCCCGGCAACGTGGCGGCCGAGATGATCCAGGAGGTGGGCGAGGTGGAGGGGGCGCTGGCCGCCGCGCCGCATCGCCGGCGCCTGCGCCTGCGCTTCGAGCGAGGCGCCGCGAGCCCGATGGAGGCGCGTGCCGTCTGGGCACGGTGGTCGGCCTCCGAGCGCAGGCTGACCGTCTACGACTCCACCCAGTCGCCAACCTCGATCAGGGGCGGCCTGGCCGTGCTGTTCGGGCTGCCCGAATCGAGCGTCGAGGTCATCGCACCCGACGTGGGTGGGGGTTTCGGGCCCAAGATCATGCTCTTCTACCCGGACGAGCTGCTCGTGCCGTGGGCGGCGATGCAGCTCGGCCGCCCGGTCAAGTGGACCGAGGACCGGCGGGAGCACTTCACGGCCGTCAACCACGAACGCGGGCAGGTCCACGAGGTCGAGGTCGGCTTCGACGGGGACGGCCGCGTGCTCGCGCTCAGCGACGATTTCATCCACGACGCCGGCGCCTACACGCCGTACGGGATCATCCTTCCCATCATCACGGCGGCTCAGGTGCCGGGCCCGTACCGCGTGCCGAACTATCGCGTCCGCTTCCGTGATGTCTACACCAACGCCACCCCGACCTCGCCATATCGCGGGGCCGGCCGGCCCCACGCCTGCTTCGTGATGGAGCGGACGCTCGACGCCATCGCCACCGCACTGGGACTGGACCGGGTCGAGGTTCGCAGGCGAAACCTCATCCAGCCGGATGACTTTCCCTACGAGCTGGGCGTCGCCTGGCAGGACGGCAACGAGGTCATCTACGACAGCGGCAACTACCCGGCGCTGCTCGAACGAGCGGTCCAGATGCTCGGGCCCCGGCCGGCCGGGGACCACGTCGGGATGGGGCTTGGCGTTTACGTCGAAGGCACCGGCGTCGGGCCCTACGAAGGCGCCCACGTCCAGGTCCTGGTCTCGGGGAAGGTCGTGGCCGCAACCGGCGTTCCGAGCCAGGGCCAGGCTCACGCCACGGTCTGGGCGCAGGTGGTTGCCGACCAGCTGGGCGTGGACGTCGCCGACGTCCAGGTGACGAGCGGCGACACCCGCCGTTTTCAGTGGGGTGTGGGCACCTTCGCATCGCGGAGCGCGGTCACCGCGGGCAACGCGATGGCCGTCGCCGCCGGCATGGTGGCCGAGAAGGCGAGACAGATCGCGGCCGAGCATCTGGAGGTGGATCCGGCCGACCTGGAGCTGGCCGGCGGCCGGGTGCGGGTGAAGGGCTCACCCGACCGGGGCATCTCGCTGGCCGCCGCGGCCGTGCTCGCGAACCCCGTCCGGTACGCGTTCGGAGGCGGCACCGATAAGGCCACCCAGTTCGCCGGCAAGGCGCGCCCGGGGCCGCCGCTGCGCGAGGGCGAGCAGCCCGGACTCGAGGCGACTGGATTCTTCAGCCCGAGTGGATCCACCTGGGCGTCGGGTTGCCACGCGGCGTATGTGCGGGTCGACCCACAGACGTACCGGCTCCAGATCCTCAAATACGTGGTCGTCCACGACTGCGGTCGCGTCATCAACCCGCTCGTGCTCGAGGGTCAGATCGAAGGCGGTGTCGCGCAGGGCATCGGGGGCGCGTTCTACGAGCGGCTGGCGTACGACCAGGAAGGTCAGCTCCGAAATGCGTCCTTCATGGAGTTCCTGATGCCCTACGCCACCGAGGTGCCCGAGATCGAGATCGACCACATCGAAACGCCGTCACCGCTCAACCCGCTCGGCGTCAAGGGGGCGGGGGAGGCGGGAGTGATTCCCGTCGGCGCCGTCATTGCGTCGGCGGTCGAGGAGGCGCTCGGAGTGCCGATCACCGAGATGCCGCTCTCACCGCTGAAGCTCTACGAACTGTCCCGCAGCGCCACGTAA
- a CDS encoding amidase — protein MKVDSLSWLPAVEIARRAAAGELEPQAVVQAHLAAIERLDSRIHAYVYVDREARASAGPLAGVTLAVKDSQPVAGMPWTYGTPAWRDRVALEDAIPVARARAAGAAILGKTNLPELAAAVGTVNVLFPATNNPWREGMTPGGSSGGSAAAVAAGLATVALGEDMGGSIRIPASCCGVVGLRPSPDRVPSEMVDAAGLSSRGPITRTVADARLLYSVLSASSPPPAAAVRRGLRIGVAESSQSGADPACRDACRRAADALASAGHHIERIEWDPGPVAEGYGVVRRASMASFPADLRQFGPGVRQQAEEGRSLTAIDYFRAFERATLAAQQTVARPLQSGFDFLLTPTLGLPPMPIGEVPAFLGEDWARYTQFVLPVSFAHVPAISIPAGTHDGLPVGVQLVGRFGREWELLDFAEVLEAQPGFGHQRPPGLE, from the coding sequence ATGAAAGTGGATTCCCTCTCCTGGCTGCCGGCGGTCGAGATCGCCCGACGCGCCGCCGCCGGCGAGCTCGAGCCCCAGGCCGTCGTCCAGGCTCATCTGGCGGCGATCGAGCGCCTCGATTCGCGCATCCACGCGTACGTGTACGTCGACCGCGAGGCCCGGGCCTCGGCGGGCCCTCTCGCCGGAGTGACCCTGGCGGTCAAGGACAGCCAGCCAGTCGCGGGTATGCCCTGGACCTACGGCACGCCCGCGTGGCGCGACCGGGTCGCGCTCGAGGACGCCATCCCGGTCGCCCGGGCGCGTGCGGCGGGCGCCGCCATCCTCGGCAAGACCAACCTGCCCGAGCTCGCGGCCGCGGTCGGGACGGTGAACGTCCTCTTCCCCGCGACCAACAACCCGTGGCGTGAAGGCATGACGCCGGGAGGCTCCAGCGGCGGCAGCGCCGCGGCGGTGGCCGCGGGGCTCGCCACCGTCGCGCTCGGTGAGGACATGGGCGGCTCCATCCGCATCCCCGCCTCGTGCTGCGGAGTGGTCGGTCTGCGACCGTCACCTGATCGGGTGCCCAGCGAGATGGTGGATGCGGCCGGGCTCTCGTCCCGTGGTCCGATCACCAGGACCGTGGCCGACGCCCGGCTCCTCTACTCGGTGCTGAGCGCATCCTCCCCGCCGCCGGCCGCGGCGGTCAGGCGAGGCCTTCGCATCGGCGTGGCGGAATCCAGCCAATCGGGCGCCGATCCCGCCTGCCGCGATGCTTGCCGCCGGGCCGCCGACGCTCTGGCGTCGGCCGGCCATCACATAGAAAGGATCGAGTGGGATCCGGGGCCGGTGGCCGAGGGCTATGGTGTCGTGCGGCGGGCGAGCATGGCCAGCTTTCCGGCCGACCTGCGCCAGTTCGGGCCGGGCGTCCGGCAGCAGGCCGAGGAGGGCCGAAGCCTGACCGCGATCGACTATTTCCGCGCCTTTGAGCGGGCTACCCTGGCCGCCCAGCAGACCGTCGCGAGGCCGCTTCAGTCCGGTTTCGATTTCCTGCTCACACCCACCCTCGGCCTGCCCCCGATGCCGATCGGGGAGGTGCCGGCGTTCCTCGGTGAGGACTGGGCTCGTTACACCCAATTCGTCCTGCCGGTCAGCTTCGCGCATGTGCCCGCGATCTCCATCCCGGCCGGAACGCACGACGGACTGCCGGTCGGTGTGCAGCTGGTCGGGCGCTTCGGCCGGGAATGGGAGCTGCTCGACTTCGCCGAGGTGCTCGAGGCTCAGCCCGGTTTCGGCCACCAGCGGCCGCCCGGGCTGGAATAG
- a CDS encoding HAMP domain-containing histidine kinase: MRQGIYLIPDTKPFRTRGLVRRVTPFIGAGLVALVALSDPDFARSPWTDALAVAVGAAIIGAVLAPIDWDRLPRLTMTVPVLAGLLLGLGSDFSRDPAAAFVAAAAGGVVVVAIYGLPWDRLPRPLHNLPVFGGLVAIFILQATVGASSPSTRSALFVFPLLLTTVLFAALHHTRLELRAAAGLAAVGLLVPALAAGSRPGDLATAILVVAVLWVLVATVHEVVQRSRSAAATAERMAAEVKNLINQLQATNGLLQEASRNKSEFVANMSHELRTPLNAILGFSELLIDDTEGKFELAARRKFLEQINSSGGHLLSLINDILDISKIESGRMALHLEAVAVAETIDQVRETIEPLAAKKEISIEADASDAGVLLADAGKLRQMLLNLASNAIKFTSQGGSVALRARRRGDAVEISVSDTGIGIADSERGRLFEEFHQRDSGIARQQRGTGLGLALTKRLVELHGGQIRLDSKLGEGSVFTLTLPLRAPMAEPDSVPVEPSPRVVSTAATVARPT, translated from the coding sequence GTGCGGCAAGGGATATATCTCATTCCAGACACCAAGCCGTTCCGGACTCGCGGCCTGGTTCGCAGGGTCACGCCTTTCATCGGCGCCGGGCTCGTCGCGCTGGTGGCCCTCTCCGATCCCGACTTTGCCCGATCGCCATGGACCGACGCGCTCGCCGTCGCGGTCGGCGCCGCGATCATCGGCGCGGTGCTGGCCCCGATCGATTGGGACCGGCTGCCCCGGCTCACGATGACCGTGCCCGTGCTGGCCGGACTGCTGCTCGGCCTGGGGTCGGATTTCAGCCGAGACCCAGCCGCGGCCTTCGTCGCCGCGGCCGCGGGTGGAGTGGTGGTGGTGGCGATCTACGGTCTGCCCTGGGATCGCCTCCCACGGCCGCTTCACAACCTTCCTGTTTTCGGAGGCCTCGTCGCCATCTTCATCCTCCAGGCCACCGTCGGCGCATCGAGTCCATCGACTCGCTCCGCCCTGTTCGTCTTCCCGCTCCTGCTCACCACCGTGCTGTTCGCCGCGCTGCACCACACGCGTCTGGAGCTGCGGGCGGCGGCTGGGCTGGCCGCGGTCGGGCTGCTCGTGCCTGCACTCGCCGCGGGCAGCCGGCCTGGGGACCTGGCCACCGCGATCCTGGTCGTCGCGGTGCTCTGGGTGCTGGTCGCGACGGTCCACGAGGTCGTCCAGAGGAGTCGAAGCGCCGCCGCCACGGCGGAGAGGATGGCGGCTGAGGTCAAAAACCTCATCAACCAGCTCCAGGCGACGAACGGTCTGTTGCAGGAGGCGAGCCGCAACAAGAGCGAGTTCGTGGCCAACATGAGCCACGAGCTCCGGACGCCGCTCAACGCCATCCTGGGCTTCTCCGAGCTCCTCATCGACGACACCGAGGGAAAGTTCGAGCTCGCGGCACGGCGCAAGTTCCTCGAGCAGATCAACTCGAGCGGCGGCCACCTGCTCAGCCTCATCAACGACATCCTCGACATCTCCAAGATCGAGTCCGGCCGGATGGCGCTGCACCTGGAGGCGGTGGCCGTGGCCGAGACCATCGACCAGGTGCGAGAGACCATCGAGCCCCTGGCCGCGAAAAAAGAGATCAGCATCGAGGCTGACGCCTCCGATGCAGGCGTGCTGCTGGCCGATGCCGGCAAGCTGCGGCAGATGCTGCTCAACCTGGCCTCCAACGCCATCAAGTTCACATCCCAAGGTGGGTCGGTGGCCCTTCGTGCCCGGCGGCGGGGGGATGCGGTCGAGATCTCCGTCTCGGACACGGGGATCGGTATCGCCGATTCAGAGCGAGGCCGTCTCTTCGAGGAGTTTCACCAGCGGGATTCCGGGATCGCGCGGCAGCAGCGGGGCACGGGCCTGGGGCTCGCGCTGACCAAGCGACTGGTCGAGCTCCACGGCGGGCAGATCCGCCTGGACAGCAAGTTGGGCGAGGGCAGCGTGTTCACGCTCACGTTGCCACTGCGGGCGCCGATGGCTGAGCCCGACTCCGTGCCGGTTGAGCCGTCGCCGCGGGTTGTGTCGACGGCCGCGACCGTGGCCCGGCCGACCTGA